TGGCCCATCTTTGCTGGAGCAAACGCAGTTCTTCCACCATCTCCAGGGCGGTGTAACAGGCCCGTAACGGATGATCGGATTGATCCAGGGGCGCTCCCCAGATGGCCATAATGGCATCCCCCATATATTTGTCCAATAGTCCGTCATATTTAAAGACAATGTCCGTCATCTTCGTTAAATATTCGTTGAGGAACTTGACCAATCTTTCCGGAGTCATATGCTCGGAGATGGAGGTGAAGCCCCGGATATCGCTGAAGAGCACGGTGAGGTCTTTCTTCTCTCCCCCTAGTTTAAGCTTCTCCGGATCCTTAAGCATTTGTTCCACGACGGAAGCATTGAGGTAATACTGGAACGCTCCCCGCACCTTCTTTCTCTCCCTCTCCTCAGTCATGTATCGATAACCGGTGATCATCAGATAGGTAAGGACAAGATTGAATAGAGGATACGTCTGGTTCACCCAGATCCCTTGTTTCTGGAATAATTGATTGGAGGTCAGGACGAAGGCGAAAAAAAGAGAAATCCCGATCAAGGCCCCCCAGAGGGCTTTCACCTTGGGCAGGATGATTCCCAGAATGAGGCCGAGGACGATGATGGCCAGGAGGTCAAACAAGGTGACCCAATTCGGGCGGTAGAGAAACTGCTGCTTCAGGATGGTGTCGATCACGTTGGCATGGACTTCCAGCCCGGGGAAGACATGGTCAAAAGGGGTGACCCGGATGTCATAGATGCCTATGGCCGTTGCCCCAACGAGGACGATCTTACCTCGGAAAGCGTTTACCGGAACCCGGCCGTGGATCACGTCTGTGGCCGAATAGTGAGGAAAAGTCTTTTGGGGGCCCCGGTAGTTGATCAACATCCGTCCTTCTTCGTTCGTGGGAATGAAGAGGTCGCCCAGTCGTATCTCTTCTACGCCGAACTCGGCAAGGCGTAGGACCAGCGGGGAGTTATTTAGAAATTTTTGCAGCACAGCCAAAGACAGAGCACAGTAGTGTTTATCTTGGTATTTGATTACCAAGGGGATCCAGCGCACGGTCCCATCGCGGTCCGGAAAAATGTTGAAATACCCGGCTCCTTCTGCCGCTTCGGCAATGACCGGGATGTTCACCTCGGCATAGGTCGCTTCGAAAAGGGGGACCTTGGCTGCTGCTTGCGAAGAATATTTCACCCAATTGTAGGTGGAGAGAGGCGGGAGGTCTTTGGGGAGCTGTTTTTTCTCCTTGGGCAGGTCTTCTTTGGTAAAAAAATGAAAGAAATACCCGAGGACCGCCCGCCGGGAACGAGCCAGGGAATCGGCCAGAGTTCGATCGGTATCCGCTTTTTGGATTGCTTGGGAAAGATATTTTTCTAAATCCCGGTTCGTTAGCTTTAGTTCGTTCATCTTCTGCTTTAAAGCGGAAAGACTTTTAAGTTCAGAGTTTTCATCTGGTTCGGCCCAGACGATGTCAAAGCCCACTACTTTGGCCTCATATTTTACTAAGGCATCCAGCAGCTGGGCCATACGAACCCTCGGCCATGGCCAGCGTCCCAGCTCATCGAGGGATTTTTCGTCGATGGCTACCAGGGCCACTTCTCCGGTGGTAACAATTTTACCCCGGGAGTGGAAGCGCAGGTCAAGGGTCTTCAACTCCAGCAAGGATAAAAAGTCAGGATCCAGATAATAGATCACTGAAACAGCAAGGATAGAGAGGAGAGCAATTTTCAGCCCTGAAAGCCGGAAAAATCTTTTCAGTATCACACCTTCCCGAAAATATTATAAAAAAGTTTAACAAATCCATTCTTTAAAAGCAACCGCTAACTGCCCTTTAAAAAGGCTTGAAAAAGCTCCAAAGGTATGTCAAAATATTTATCTTGATGGCTTAAACTATCTGAATTTTCAACTGTCATTTCGGATCTTGCGCTGGCGGGAGTCGCCATGAAAGACTGTGGATTGACAACTTGCTAATGCCTTTCACTATAATAAGATTTATCGGTGGAAATCAGCGGCAATCTGCGTCCCAATAATGAATAAAGATCCTTTACCCGAAAATCCCAGGCCAGTATGTTTTGGCGACGAAGCGAAGTTTGTGACCTACATGGAGGCACCGGCCGGTGATGCTGAATGCGCCAGCTGCCCAAGTGAAAACGAATGCGGGGAATTCGTCCTTTTTAAATGTTCCCGGGAGTTGATCTTTTGATACAAAGAATCATTTATATCCTAACCATCTTGCTGATGCTTATTCCTTCATCCGTTCTGGCCCAAAATTTGACCCCTTCCCTTCTGGATGATAAAAAGGGTATCTATGCTATCGTCAAGGATGGCCAGGGAGAAGCGGTGGAGGGATATTTACACCTAAGTTCCGAAGAACTCACGGTACGAACAAAGGAGAATAAGGAAAGGTCTATCCCGGTGAAATATATTAAATCCATCACCTTGGAAGAAATCAAAAGCGAAGTTCCAGGGGAAGATTCCAAAAAGCAAGCAACTTA
This genomic window from Deltaproteobacteria bacterium contains:
- a CDS encoding CHASE2 domain-containing protein, whose product is MILKRFFRLSGLKIALLSILAVSVIYYLDPDFLSLLELKTLDLRFHSRGKIVTTGEVALVAIDEKSLDELGRWPWPRVRMAQLLDALVKYEAKVVGFDIVWAEPDENSELKSLSALKQKMNELKLTNRDLEKYLSQAIQKADTDRTLADSLARSRRAVLGYFFHFFTKEDLPKEKKQLPKDLPPLSTYNWVKYSSQAAAKVPLFEATYAEVNIPVIAEAAEGAGYFNIFPDRDGTVRWIPLVIKYQDKHYCALSLAVLQKFLNNSPLVLRLAEFGVEEIRLGDLFIPTNEEGRMLINYRGPQKTFPHYSATDVIHGRVPVNAFRGKIVLVGATAIGIYDIRVTPFDHVFPGLEVHANVIDTILKQQFLYRPNWVTLFDLLAIIVLGLILGIILPKVKALWGALIGISLFFAFVLTSNQLFQKQGIWVNQTYPLFNLVLTYLMITGYRYMTEERERKKVRGAFQYYLNASVVEQMLKDPEKLKLGGEKKDLTVLFSDIRGFTSISEHMTPERLVKFLNEYLTKMTDIVFKYDGLLDKYMGDAIMAIWGAPLDQSDHPLRACYTALEMVEELRLLQQRWATEGMSRMNIGIGINAGPMVVGNMGSERRFDYTVMGDSVNLGSRLEGLNKLYGTNIIISEMTYERVREEILGRELDLVRVKGKDQPVKIYELLSRRAKTLPEQKALAEEFQAALGEYRNRNWETARKIFQSILERYPEDGPARLYVERCQTLEKTPPPEDWDGVYTMTTK